From the Paludibacterium paludis genome, one window contains:
- a CDS encoding phospholipase D-like domain-containing protein gives MPPQTRHSPLARQLADQVFSRSAGAPLVGGNAIRLLFDSKENFPAWLDSIRNARHSILMEMYLVGSDSFGRELCQALAERARAGVRVVLVYDWLGSWVAQCRGVFAELAAAGGQVVRYNPPSTGNLLGLFGRDHRKLIVVDSEVAYISGLCASARWEGANGTEPWRDTGLALRGPLVGEAINAIADTLLHCGHPLREETLEELHRRVPESAGNVAARLIATTPATAHMMRLDLLVAGFARHTLWLTDAYFVGTSLYMMALKEAARDGVDVRLLVPRASDIPWIAALSRTLYRPLLEAGVRVFEWNGPMIHAKTAMADRRWARIGSTNLNISSWLANRELDVAIEDEGIAAQMADRFLADLDNATEIVLGARRIPVLTHPRPVTPGSRRTPSAAAAATAAARQAARIGDVMGAAVRGTRAVEGGEAGAFMTIGAILLGLALAILAFPKLLAYPLAIVLLFSGGAILLRAVTLRLDGLAERKKQHPARRPDTTDRTDTH, from the coding sequence ATGCCGCCACAAACCCGCCATTCCCCTCTCGCCCGGCAACTGGCCGATCAGGTTTTTTCCCGTTCCGCCGGCGCGCCGCTCGTGGGAGGGAATGCCATACGGCTGCTGTTCGACAGCAAGGAAAACTTTCCGGCCTGGCTGGACAGTATCCGCAACGCCAGGCACAGCATCCTGATGGAAATGTACCTGGTGGGTTCGGACAGCTTCGGGCGGGAACTGTGCCAGGCACTGGCCGAGCGTGCCCGCGCCGGTGTGCGTGTCGTTCTGGTCTACGACTGGCTCGGGTCGTGGGTCGCGCAGTGCCGCGGCGTGTTCGCCGAACTGGCCGCGGCCGGCGGCCAGGTGGTCCGATACAATCCGCCATCGACCGGCAACCTGCTGGGACTGTTCGGCCGCGACCATCGCAAGCTGATCGTCGTCGACAGCGAAGTCGCCTATATTTCCGGCTTGTGCGCCAGCGCGCGCTGGGAAGGGGCCAATGGCACGGAACCCTGGCGCGATACGGGCCTCGCCCTGCGCGGGCCGCTGGTCGGCGAAGCCATCAACGCCATCGCCGATACCCTGCTGCACTGCGGTCATCCGCTTCGGGAAGAGACGCTGGAAGAATTGCACCGGAGGGTACCCGAGAGCGCCGGCAATGTGGCGGCGAGGCTGATCGCCACCACCCCCGCCACGGCGCACATGATGCGTCTTGACCTTCTGGTCGCGGGGTTTGCCCGCCATACGCTCTGGCTGACCGACGCCTACTTCGTCGGCACCAGCCTCTACATGATGGCGCTCAAGGAAGCCGCGCGTGACGGTGTCGATGTGAGGCTGCTGGTGCCGCGCGCCAGCGATATTCCCTGGATCGCGGCGCTGTCGCGCACCCTCTACCGTCCCTTGCTGGAGGCAGGGGTTCGCGTGTTCGAATGGAACGGGCCGATGATCCATGCCAAAACGGCCATGGCCGACCGGCGCTGGGCAAGGATCGGCTCGACCAATCTCAATATTTCAAGTTGGCTCGCCAACCGCGAACTGGATGTGGCCATCGAAGATGAAGGCATCGCGGCGCAGATGGCCGACCGGTTTCTGGCGGATCTGGACAATGCCACGGAAATCGTACTCGGCGCGCGCCGGATCCCGGTGCTGACGCACCCCCGTCCGGTGACGCCAGGATCGCGCCGAACGCCTTCAGCCGCCGCCGCGGCGACGGCCGCCGCACGGCAGGCGGCGCGCATCGGCGACGTGATGGGCGCCGCGGTGCGAGGCACGCGCGCGGTGGAGGGTGGCGAAGCCGGGGCGTTCATGACCATCGGCGCCATTTTGCTGGGTCTTGCCCTGGCCATCCTGGCGTTTCCGAAACTGCTCGCCTACCCCCTGGCCATCGTGCTGCTGTTTTCCGGCGGAGCGATCCTGCTGCGCGCGGTGACATTGCGCCTGGATGGACTCGCGGAACGAAAAAAACAACACCCGGCAAGACGCCCCGACACGACCGACCGCACTGACACGCATTGA
- a CDS encoding arginine/lysine/ornithine decarboxylase, producing the protein MQFQFPIVIIDEDFRTENTSGSVIRELALAIEKQGMPVVGYTSYGDLASFAQQQSRASGFILSIDDEEFSSEDLADEVLGNLYSFVAEIRRRNPDIPVYLFGETRTARHVPNDILRELHGFIHMHEDTPEFVARHIIREARSYLETLAPPFFRALVDYANDGSYSWHCPGHSGGVAFLKSPVGRMFHQFFGENMLRADVCNSVDELGQLLDHTGPVAASEHNAARIFHADHLFFVTNGTSTSNKIVWHSTVAAGDIVIVDRNCHKSNLHAIMMTGAIPVFLMPTRNHYGIIGPIPRSELSPASIREKILANPFAREALEKHPERRPRILTLTQSTYDGILYNVEQIKGLLDGELDTLHFDEAWLPHAAFHEFYRDFHAIGENRPRCKESLVFSTQSTHKLLAGLSQASQILVQDPENRKLDRHSFNEAYLMHTSTSPQYAIIASCDVAAAMMEPPGGTALVEESLLEALDFRRAMRKVDQEYGKDWWFRVWGPDELSSDGICEQDSWRLRAGETWHGFAGIEDNFNLLDPIKCTLLTPGLSVDGTFAEQGIPAAIVTKYLAEHGVVVEKTGLYSFFIMFTIGITKGRWNTLLTLLQQFKDDYDRNAPMWRIMPEFVARQPRYERMGLRDLCQRIHEVYREHDIARLTTQMYVSDMVPAMRPSDAFAMMAHREIERVPLARLEGRVTAVMLTPYPPGIPLLVPGERFNKTIVDYLRFVETFNRLLPGFETDVHGLIPETVDGLTVYGVDCTVEKQL; encoded by the coding sequence ATGCAGTTTCAGTTTCCTATCGTCATCATCGATGAAGACTTCCGCACCGAGAACACCAGCGGCTCGGTGATCCGCGAACTGGCTCTGGCCATCGAGAAACAGGGCATGCCGGTCGTCGGCTACACGAGCTATGGCGATCTGGCCTCCTTCGCCCAGCAACAAAGCCGCGCATCGGGCTTCATCCTGTCCATCGACGACGAAGAGTTCAGCTCGGAGGATCTGGCCGATGAAGTGCTCGGCAACCTTTACAGCTTCGTGGCCGAAATCCGCCGCCGCAATCCCGATATCCCGGTCTATCTCTTTGGAGAAACCCGCACGGCGCGCCACGTGCCCAACGATATCCTGCGCGAGCTGCACGGCTTCATCCACATGCACGAGGACACGCCGGAGTTCGTGGCCCGGCACATCATCCGCGAAGCCCGCTCCTACCTTGAGACACTGGCGCCGCCGTTTTTCCGGGCGCTGGTCGATTACGCGAACGACGGCTCCTACTCCTGGCACTGCCCCGGCCACTCCGGCGGTGTCGCGTTCCTGAAAAGCCCCGTGGGCCGCATGTTTCACCAGTTCTTCGGCGAAAACATGCTGCGCGCCGACGTGTGCAACTCGGTCGACGAACTGGGACAACTGCTCGATCACACGGGGCCCGTTGCCGCCAGCGAGCACAATGCCGCGCGGATTTTCCACGCCGATCACCTGTTTTTCGTCACCAACGGCACGTCGACCTCCAACAAGATCGTCTGGCACTCCACGGTGGCGGCCGGCGACATCGTCATTGTCGATCGCAACTGCCATAAATCGAACCTGCACGCGATCATGATGACCGGCGCCATTCCGGTTTTCCTGATGCCGACACGCAACCATTACGGAATCATCGGCCCGATTCCGCGCTCCGAGTTATCCCCCGCGTCCATCCGCGAAAAAATCCTCGCCAACCCGTTCGCCCGGGAAGCGCTCGAAAAACATCCGGAACGCCGTCCGCGCATTCTGACGCTGACCCAGTCGACCTACGACGGCATTCTCTACAACGTGGAGCAGATCAAGGGACTGCTGGACGGAGAACTGGATACGCTGCACTTTGACGAAGCCTGGCTGCCGCATGCCGCGTTTCACGAGTTCTACCGCGATTTTCACGCGATCGGCGAAAACCGCCCACGCTGCAAGGAATCCCTGGTGTTCTCCACCCAGTCGACGCACAAGCTCCTGGCCGGGCTTTCGCAAGCGTCCCAAATCCTGGTCCAGGATCCGGAAAACCGCAAACTCGATCGCCACAGCTTCAATGAAGCGTATCTGATGCATACCTCGACGAGCCCGCAATACGCGATCATCGCCAGTTGCGATGTGGCCGCGGCGATGATGGAGCCGCCTGGCGGCACGGCACTGGTGGAGGAGTCGTTGCTCGAAGCGCTCGATTTCCGTCGCGCCATGCGCAAGGTCGACCAGGAGTACGGCAAGGACTGGTGGTTCCGGGTCTGGGGACCGGACGAGTTGTCCAGCGACGGCATCTGCGAACAGGACAGTTGGCGCTTGCGTGCCGGCGAGACCTGGCACGGATTCGCCGGCATCGAGGACAATTTCAATCTGCTCGATCCGATCAAGTGCACGCTGCTCACGCCTGGTTTGTCGGTGGACGGCACCTTCGCGGAACAGGGTATCCCGGCGGCGATCGTGACCAAGTACCTCGCCGAGCATGGCGTGGTCGTCGAAAAAACCGGGCTTTACTCGTTCTTTATCATGTTCACCATTGGCATTACCAAGGGACGCTGGAATACGCTGTTGACGTTGCTGCAGCAATTCAAGGACGATTATGACCGTAACGCGCCGATGTGGCGCATCATGCCGGAATTCGTCGCGCGTCAGCCCCGCTACGAACGGATGGGGCTGAGAGATCTGTGCCAGCGCATCCACGAGGTATACCGGGAGCACGATATCGCGCGGCTGACAACCCAGATGTACGTCTCCGACATGGTTCCGGCGATGCGGCCTTCCGACGCCTTCGCCATGATGGCTCATCGGGAAATCGAGCGGGTGCCGCTCGCACGTCTGGAAGGACGCGTCACGGCGGTGATGCTGACCCCGTATCCGCCGGGTATCCCGCTGCTGGTGCCCGGCGAACGGTTCAACAAAACCATCGTCGACTACCTGCGTTTTGTGGAAACGTTCAACCGGCTGTTGCCGGGTTTCGAAACCGATGTTCACGGTCTGATTCCCGAAACGGTGGATGGCCTGACGGTGTACGGCGTCGACTGCACCGTGGAAAAGCAATTGTAA
- a CDS encoding ABC transporter transmembrane domain-containing protein produces the protein MTLTSMLGGFMRRHWKSYLAAGLTLAGIALLSVSVPRRIGHIIDKLATRSLAPGELATELGILVVMGLAIYGLRVAWRLTLFPVSYQLGVELRHRLYERLSRQGPPFFQHQRTGDLMALATNDIDAVEMTAGEAVLAGFDGTMTLVMVLAMMILGVDWRLALIALIPFPVMALAFWWISSHVHDAWKTSLDNFSRLNEHTQETLGGIRTLRSLGLTGRSAGTFSAIAGDAADASLRAQRWEAAYEPAVGLTLGAAVTLTLAAGGAFVWHGEMTIGTLTGFTMYLGQLIWPMFAMGWVTTLLARGKAAWSRLEPVLSEPDSIADTGTILEPPAGEIRADALTFIYPGQHLPALQDFTVQLGKGETLGLVGPTGSGKTTFLRLLLRQYAATGGELSWGGYPVSDYRLEALRQGLSWVPQEPFLFSASIAENIALSRPLATRREIEEAARLAAIHEDILRFPKGYDTPVGEKGITLSGGQRQRVAIARALLSPAPLLLLDDALSAVDTETETRILAHLREARLGRTVIIVSHRLSAVMDADRILVLRGGHVTESGDHAALLNAGGWYAGQWRYQQLEASLDAL, from the coding sequence ATGACGTTAACAAGCATGCTGGGCGGCTTCATGCGCCGCCACTGGAAAAGCTATCTTGCCGCGGGACTGACGCTGGCGGGCATCGCCCTGCTCTCCGTGTCGGTACCGCGCAGGATAGGCCACATCATCGACAAACTGGCGACCCGCTCGCTCGCGCCGGGGGAACTGGCCACCGAACTTGGCATTCTGGTTGTCATGGGACTGGCCATCTACGGTTTGCGGGTCGCCTGGCGTCTGACGCTGTTTCCGGTGTCCTACCAACTGGGCGTCGAACTGCGCCACCGTCTTTATGAACGACTGTCGCGGCAAGGACCGCCGTTCTTCCAGCACCAGCGCACCGGCGACCTGATGGCGCTGGCCACCAACGACATCGATGCGGTGGAAATGACGGCCGGCGAAGCGGTACTCGCCGGTTTCGATGGCACGATGACGCTCGTCATGGTGCTGGCCATGATGATCCTCGGTGTCGACTGGCGCCTCGCCCTGATCGCGCTGATCCCGTTTCCGGTGATGGCCCTGGCGTTCTGGTGGATTTCCTCGCATGTGCACGATGCGTGGAAAACCTCCCTCGATAACTTCAGCCGTCTGAACGAACACACGCAGGAAACCCTGGGCGGCATCCGCACGCTGCGCTCCCTGGGACTCACCGGCCGGTCGGCCGGCACCTTTTCGGCGATCGCCGGCGACGCCGCCGACGCCAGCCTGAGGGCCCAGCGCTGGGAAGCCGCCTACGAACCCGCCGTCGGTCTGACCCTCGGCGCCGCCGTCACCCTGACACTGGCCGCCGGCGGAGCATTTGTCTGGCACGGCGAAATGACCATCGGTACCCTGACCGGCTTTACCATGTACCTTGGCCAATTGATCTGGCCGATGTTCGCCATGGGCTGGGTCACCACCTTGCTCGCGCGCGGCAAGGCCGCCTGGAGCCGCCTGGAACCGGTGCTGTCGGAACCGGACAGCATCGCCGACACCGGCACGATCCTCGAGCCGCCCGCCGGCGAGATCCGCGCCGATGCGCTGACCTTCATCTACCCCGGCCAGCACCTTCCCGCCCTGCAAGACTTCACGGTTCAATTGGGGAAGGGCGAAACGCTCGGCCTCGTCGGGCCAACCGGATCCGGCAAGACCACGTTCTTGCGCTTGCTGCTGCGCCAGTACGCAGCGACGGGCGGAGAACTCTCGTGGGGAGGCTATCCGGTATCGGACTACCGCCTTGAGGCATTGCGCCAAGGGCTAAGCTGGGTGCCGCAGGAGCCTTTCCTGTTTTCCGCGTCGATCGCCGAGAACATCGCGTTGTCGCGCCCGCTGGCGACGCGTCGGGAAATCGAGGAAGCGGCGCGGCTCGCCGCGATCCATGAGGACATACTGCGTTTCCCCAAGGGCTACGATACGCCCGTCGGAGAAAAGGGCATCACACTGTCGGGCGGACAACGCCAACGCGTGGCCATCGCCCGCGCCCTGCTGTCACCGGCCCCCCTTCTGCTGCTGGACGACGCGCTCTCGGCGGTGGACACCGAAACCGAAACACGCATTCTGGCGCATCTCAGGGAAGCCCGGCTGGGGCGCACTGTCATCATTGTCAGCCACAGGTTGAGCGCCGTGATGGACGCCGACCGCATTCTCGTGCTGCGTGGCGGCCACGTAACGGAAAGCGGTGATCACGCCGCCTTGCTCAACGCCGGCGGCTGGTATGCCGGCCAATGGCGTTACCAACAGCTGGAGGCCAGTCTGGATGCCCTCTGA
- a CDS encoding ABC transporter ATP-binding protein, whose translation MPSEHQANGAERLGALRLLGKVAAPDRRHIARGMAWLLLAAALEALGPLLGKHFIDHYLIPRNQDLLSMGLLVGGALLAGWTAGILRYLQLVRLAGLAMRSVRRLREEVYRHVLSLPMAFFDRAITGQLVSRVTNDTEAVKTLYVQVLFVMLDNLILLTGAMVAMAWLDWRLMLIVLLLVPAVVIIVWLYQRLSAPAVARSRALRSDINAQMAESIAGMPVLQADNAQKRFGERLLGTSWLHYEARMGELRANAWLLRPVLDLLNVLLLVTVLYSFGGRPPGGLEVGVLYAFVSYIARVVEPLIQITLQFSQLQQSLVAAARVNVLLAEEPAPGTGGQARITAGAIDIRDLSFGYDPANRVLHDLSLSIPAGSFIGIVGHTGSGKSTLLSLLLRFYRPQCGEIRLDGEALEQFDDEVFQRHVGLVPQEPFLLAGSVKDNIDMGRGLSPAQIEAAARAARAHEFILDLEHGYDTPLGEGGARLATGQKQLLAIARALAGSPSVLFLDEATSHIDSETERIVQEALDALKGRVTVVAIAHRLSTIRDADRIIVLNHGRLAESGTHEALMAKEGGLYQRLYLLQQMGDTDA comes from the coding sequence ATGCCCTCTGAACATCAGGCCAACGGGGCCGAACGGCTTGGCGCATTGCGACTGCTTGGCAAGGTGGCGGCGCCGGACCGCCGCCACATCGCGCGGGGGATGGCCTGGCTCCTTCTCGCCGCGGCGCTCGAAGCGCTCGGCCCGCTGCTGGGCAAGCATTTCATCGACCACTACCTGATCCCCCGGAATCAGGACCTCCTCTCTATGGGACTTCTGGTGGGGGGCGCGCTGCTCGCCGGCTGGACCGCGGGGATTCTGCGCTATCTGCAATTGGTCAGGCTCGCCGGCCTGGCGATGAGATCGGTCCGAAGGTTGCGCGAAGAGGTCTACCGGCATGTGCTGTCCCTGCCCATGGCGTTTTTCGATCGGGCCATCACCGGACAACTGGTCAGCCGGGTGACCAACGACACCGAGGCCGTCAAGACACTCTACGTGCAAGTGCTGTTCGTCATGCTGGACAACCTGATTCTGTTGACCGGCGCGATGGTGGCGATGGCGTGGCTCGACTGGCGCCTGATGCTCATCGTCTTGCTCCTCGTTCCCGCCGTCGTGATTATCGTCTGGCTCTACCAGCGCCTGAGCGCGCCCGCCGTCGCCCGTTCCCGCGCCTTGCGCAGCGACATCAACGCCCAGATGGCCGAAAGCATCGCCGGCATGCCGGTGCTGCAGGCGGACAATGCGCAGAAGCGCTTCGGCGAACGCTTGCTCGGGACCAGCTGGCTGCATTACGAGGCGCGCATGGGGGAGCTGCGCGCCAATGCCTGGCTCCTGCGCCCCGTGCTCGATCTATTGAATGTCTTGCTGCTGGTCACCGTGCTGTACAGTTTCGGCGGGCGCCCTCCCGGCGGCCTCGAAGTCGGCGTGCTCTACGCGTTTGTCAGCTACATCGCCAGGGTGGTGGAACCGCTGATCCAGATTACCCTGCAATTTAGCCAATTGCAGCAATCGCTGGTCGCGGCGGCCCGGGTGAATGTGCTGCTGGCCGAAGAACCGGCGCCCGGAACCGGTGGACAGGCGCGGATCACCGCCGGCGCGATCGATATCCGCGACCTGAGTTTCGGTTACGACCCGGCCAATCGGGTGCTCCACGACCTGAGCCTGTCGATTCCGGCCGGCAGTTTCATCGGTATCGTCGGCCACACCGGCAGCGGCAAGTCCACGCTGCTGTCTTTGCTGCTGCGCTTTTACCGACCGCAATGCGGTGAAATCCGCCTGGATGGCGAAGCGCTGGAACAGTTCGACGACGAAGTGTTCCAGCGCCACGTCGGCCTGGTGCCGCAGGAGCCATTCCTGCTCGCCGGGTCGGTGAAGGACAATATCGACATGGGCAGGGGCCTCTCTCCGGCGCAGATCGAGGCCGCCGCGCGGGCGGCCCGCGCCCACGAATTCATCCTGGATCTGGAGCACGGCTACGACACACCGCTCGGCGAAGGTGGAGCCCGTCTCGCGACCGGACAGAAACAGCTTCTGGCCATCGCCCGCGCCCTCGCGGGCTCGCCCAGCGTGCTGTTCCTCGACGAAGCCACCTCGCACATCGACAGCGAGACAGAGCGCATCGTCCAGGAGGCTCTGGACGCGCTCAAGGGCCGTGTCACCGTGGTCGCCATCGCCCATCGCCTCTCCACCATCCGCGACGCGGACCGGATTATCGTACTCAATCACGGCCGCCTGGCCGAGTCGGGTACGCATGAAGCCCTGATGGCGAAAGAGGGCGGGCTCTACCAACGGCTCTATCTGCTTCAGCAAATGGGCGACACGGACGCTTGA
- a CDS encoding trans-sulfuration enzyme family protein, producing MQFATRAIHAGYDHHEHNRAVMPPIYQSSVFVHDRIGEALPFAYARSGTPTRESLEACIASLEEGRHGFAFASGMAAIDAVLRATLSPGDEVIAVADLYGGAWRLLTRVLEPAGIKVTFLDLGDPGNLAAALSDTVKLVWLESPSNPLLKLVDISALSRIAREAGVPVAIDNTFATPYLQRPLELGADIVVHSATKYLGGHSDVLLGLAVVRDDALARRIRFIQNSAGAVPGPQDCFLVMRGIKTLALRMERHCDNAEKIAVWLDSHPAVERVMYPGLASHPDHALARRQMARFGGIISIYLADDSRAAASRVAERLRFFGLAESLGGVESLINHSATMSHGSMTASDKHRLGIREGLLRLSVGIEDVADLIGDLEQALA from the coding sequence TTGCAGTTCGCCACGCGCGCCATTCACGCCGGTTATGACCACCATGAGCACAACCGTGCCGTGATGCCGCCGATTTATCAGAGTTCGGTGTTCGTCCATGACCGTATTGGGGAAGCGCTGCCGTTCGCCTATGCCCGAAGCGGCACGCCGACCCGGGAGAGCCTCGAGGCGTGTATTGCCTCGCTGGAGGAGGGGAGGCACGGTTTCGCCTTTGCCAGCGGGATGGCGGCCATCGATGCCGTGCTGCGCGCCACGCTGTCGCCGGGCGACGAGGTGATCGCGGTCGCCGACCTGTATGGCGGGGCATGGCGGCTTCTGACCCGGGTGCTGGAACCCGCGGGCATCAAGGTGACGTTTCTCGATCTTGGCGATCCGGGGAACCTTGCCGCCGCGCTCTCCGACACGGTGAAGCTGGTCTGGCTGGAAAGCCCGAGCAATCCCCTGCTCAAGCTGGTCGACATCTCGGCGCTGTCGCGGATAGCCCGTGAGGCCGGGGTGCCCGTCGCCATCGACAACACCTTCGCGACCCCGTATCTGCAGCGGCCGCTCGAACTGGGCGCCGATATCGTGGTGCACTCGGCCACCAAATACCTCGGTGGTCATTCCGACGTGTTGCTCGGTCTTGCCGTGGTGCGCGACGACGCGCTCGCGCGCCGGATCCGCTTCATCCAGAATTCCGCCGGCGCGGTGCCCGGCCCGCAGGACTGTTTTTTGGTGATGCGCGGTATCAAGACGCTGGCGTTGCGCATGGAGCGGCACTGCGACAATGCCGAAAAAATCGCGGTGTGGCTGGACAGTCATCCGGCCGTGGAACGGGTGATGTACCCCGGGCTGGCCTCGCATCCGGATCACGCTCTGGCGCGGCGCCAGATGGCGCGGTTCGGCGGCATCATTTCGATTTACCTGGCCGATGACAGCCGCGCGGCGGCCTCCCGTGTCGCCGAGCGCTTGCGTTTCTTTGGTCTTGCCGAATCGCTGGGCGGTGTCGAGTCGCTGATCAACCACTCGGCGACCATGTCGCACGGGTCGATGACCGCCTCCGACAAGCATCGTCTCGGGATTCGTGAAGGACTGTTACGCTTGTCGGTCGGCATCGAAGACGTCGCCGACCTGATCGGCGACCTGGAGCAGGCCTTGGCCTGA
- a CDS encoding AMP-dependent synthetase/ligase: MLDRAFDFLFHQASLFPRQDCLSARRGKEWTRLSTTDTVERVNRISLGLMGIGIEKGDKVAIAADNCLEWTLVDLALQQIGAVSVPLYPTCTLDDARYILAHAEVKLAFAGSASLARKLTDALCGSECPIYGFVQIDGIAGLDELEAQADQARVDELDTIRAGITADDVFTIIYTSGTTGRSKGVVLNHRNVTSTVRSVAAHTGLPQGSCRALSFLPLSHIFERAGVLYYMYTGTAVYFATVETLSTALAEVRPHTFSAVPRVLEKVYEKLVGKARTLKGVQRRIYLWALRIAENYEPSRSLSPLGALQFALARKLVFSKWHAAMGGELRWINVGSAALQPRLARMFWAAGVVVSEGYGMTEAAPVISANPFSARDVRIGTVGIAMPGVEVRLADDGEILVRGPNVMVGYYKEPELTAEALAGGWLHTGDIGVVEDGYIRITDRKKEMFKTSNGKYIAPQIIENKLKESAFIDQIMVVGDGQKYASALIVPLFEKLREWCSDHGIAYTSDSEMARHPRIVELIDREIKRFNRQFGSWEHIKKFSLVETPWCVDRGELAPTLKLRRKVIAERCRHLIESMYAHPEPA, translated from the coding sequence ATGCTTGATCGCGCCTTTGATTTCCTGTTCCACCAAGCCTCCCTCTTCCCCCGCCAGGACTGCCTTTCGGCGCGGCGCGGAAAAGAGTGGACGCGGCTGTCGACCACTGACACCGTGGAACGAGTCAACCGCATCAGCCTCGGGCTGATGGGCATCGGCATAGAAAAAGGCGACAAGGTCGCCATTGCGGCGGACAATTGCCTGGAATGGACCTTGGTCGACCTCGCTCTGCAGCAGATCGGAGCGGTCAGCGTACCGCTGTACCCGACCTGCACGCTGGACGACGCACGCTACATCCTCGCCCATGCCGAAGTCAAACTGGCCTTCGCCGGCTCCGCCTCCCTCGCCCGCAAGCTGACGGACGCGCTGTGTGGCTCCGAATGCCCGATTTACGGTTTTGTCCAGATCGACGGTATCGCCGGTCTTGACGAACTTGAAGCGCAGGCCGATCAGGCCCGCGTCGACGAACTGGATACCATACGCGCCGGCATCACCGCCGACGATGTTTTCACCATCATTTACACCTCGGGCACGACCGGCCGCTCCAAGGGCGTGGTACTCAACCACCGCAACGTCACGAGCACGGTCAGGTCCGTGGCCGCCCACACCGGACTGCCCCAGGGCAGCTGCCGTGCGCTGAGCTTCCTGCCGCTGTCGCACATTTTCGAGCGGGCGGGTGTGCTGTACTACATGTACACCGGCACCGCCGTGTATTTCGCCACGGTCGAAACGCTGTCCACGGCGCTCGCCGAAGTGCGGCCCCATACCTTCAGCGCCGTGCCGCGCGTGCTGGAGAAGGTGTACGAGAAACTCGTCGGCAAGGCCAGAACGCTCAAGGGGGTGCAACGGCGCATTTACCTGTGGGCCTTGCGCATCGCCGAAAATTACGAACCGTCGCGCAGCCTGTCGCCGCTTGGCGCACTGCAATTCGCCCTCGCCAGAAAACTCGTGTTCAGCAAGTGGCATGCCGCCATGGGCGGCGAGCTGCGCTGGATCAACGTCGGCTCCGCCGCCCTGCAGCCGCGCTTGGCGCGCATGTTCTGGGCGGCCGGCGTGGTGGTCAGCGAAGGCTACGGCATGACCGAAGCGGCGCCGGTGATTTCCGCCAACCCGTTCAGCGCCCGCGACGTGCGCATCGGCACGGTGGGCATCGCCATGCCCGGCGTGGAAGTGAGGCTCGCCGACGATGGCGAGATCCTGGTGCGCGGCCCCAACGTGATGGTCGGCTACTACAAGGAGCCGGAGCTGACCGCCGAAGCCCTCGCCGGCGGCTGGCTGCACACCGGCGACATCGGTGTCGTGGAGGATGGCTACATCCGCATCACGGACCGCAAGAAGGAAATGTTCAAGACATCGAACGGCAAGTACATCGCGCCGCAGATCATCGAGAACAAACTGAAGGAATCGGCCTTCATCGACCAGATCATGGTGGTGGGCGACGGGCAGAAGTACGCCAGCGCGCTGATCGTCCCTCTCTTCGAAAAACTGCGCGAATGGTGTTCCGATCATGGCATCGCTTACACGAGCGATTCCGAAATGGCGCGCCATCCCCGCATCGTCGAGCTGATCGATCGCGAGATCAAGCGCTTCAACCGCCAGTTCGGCAGTTGGGAACACATCAAGAAGTTCTCCCTGGTGGAAACCCCGTGGTGTGTCGACCGCGGCGAACTGGCCCCGACGTTGAAGCTTCGCCGCAAGGTCATCGCGGAGCGTTGCCGGCACCTGATCGAAAGCATGTACGCCCACCCGGAGCCGGCCTGA
- a CDS encoding amino acid ABC transporter permease, producing the protein MEMWNVIGAAMPLMLKGAGYTLMFAVAAMVLGLMLGFLVALVRVAALPILARIAAVYVSAIRGTPLLVQIFVIYYGLPGAGIELEPVPAGILALTLNVAAYLSESMRGALDGVPRGQWDAGLSLGFSWWQTMRHIIAPQALRLAVPSLSNSLISLIKDTSLVSVITVTELMLATKDAIAQTFQPLPLYLAAAGIYWALSFAFERVQKRVEARLSLAFRR; encoded by the coding sequence ATGGAAATGTGGAATGTGATAGGGGCCGCGATGCCCCTGATGCTCAAGGGAGCCGGCTATACCCTGATGTTCGCGGTCGCGGCGATGGTGCTCGGCCTGATGCTCGGCTTCCTGGTGGCGCTGGTGCGGGTGGCGGCGTTGCCCATCCTCGCCCGGATAGCCGCGGTTTACGTCAGCGCGATCCGCGGCACGCCGCTGCTGGTGCAGATTTTTGTGATCTATTACGGTTTGCCGGGCGCGGGAATCGAGCTTGAGCCGGTGCCGGCCGGGATTCTCGCCCTGACGCTCAATGTGGCCGCCTACCTGTCCGAAAGCATGCGCGGAGCGCTGGATGGCGTGCCGCGCGGACAATGGGACGCGGGTTTGTCGCTCGGGTTTTCCTGGTGGCAGACCATGCGGCACATCATCGCGCCGCAGGCGCTGCGCCTGGCCGTGCCAAGCCTGTCCAACAGTCTGATCAGCCTGATCAAGGATACCTCGTTGGTCTCGGTCATTACCGTGACGGAACTGATGCTGGCGACCAAGGACGCGATCGCCCAGACATTCCAGCCGCTGCCTTTGTATCTGGCGGCGGCCGGGATCTACTGGGCGCTCAGTTTCGCGTTCGAGAGGGTTCAGAAGCGGGTCGAGGCCAGATTGTCGCTGGCCTTTCGCCGCTAG